The Pyrenophora tritici-repentis strain M4 chromosome 2, whole genome shotgun sequence genome window below encodes:
- a CDS encoding AIR1, Arginine methyltransferase-interacting protein, contains RING Zn-finger — protein MSWDTPVGGADSWGGADTGAAADTGDAWGGGGDAGADTGGDAGDDSCRICKQTGHFARDCPDKPEGGDGGLTGECYNCGQVGHNKADCPNERVERAFEGTCKLCDQEGHRAVDCKSRRKVDWSGVPELDAETAWTALINAAKDVDLDAFRICLRAYARAIMDDFDLPAIEKAIRDDGLGVFLIAQKQEIAPQMTIIDFIGNPDREYVLSFQTAAKPRRKKLAVGWPESVEQNLERLASCGFVEDCGVPLCGNCNELGHVRKHCKQEQAARENPQPETQCVYCQEIGHRARDCPKERVNRFACKNCKQEGHNAKECPEPRSAEGVECRKCNETGHFSKDCPNVAARTCRNCGSADHIAKECDQPRNPDTVTCRNCEEVGHFSKDCPKPRDYSKVKCSNCQEMGHTHVRCKAPKAEEGGDASAEKRITWRS, from the exons ATGAGCTGGGACACTCCCGTTGGTG GCGCCGACTCTTGGGGCGGTGCTGATACCGGCGCTGCTGCTGATACTGGCGACGCCTGGGGCGGCGGAGGAGATGCTGGTGCAGACACTGGCGGTGATGCTGGCGATGACAGCTGCCGAAT CTGCAAGCAAACCGGTCACTTTGCTCGCGACTGCCCTGACAAGCCCGAGGGCGGCGATGGCGGTCTGACTGGCGAGTGTTACAACTGCGGACAAGTCGGTCACAACAAGGCAGACTGTCCCAACGAACGTGTTGAGCGTGCCTTCGAGGGTACCTGTAAGCTCTGTGATCAGGAAGGTCACCGTGCCGTCGACTGCAAGTCTCGTCGCAAGGTCGATTGGTCTGGTGTTCCCGAGTTGGATGCTGAAACTGCTTGGACCGCTCTCATCAATGCCGCCAAGGACGTAGACCTCGATGCTTTCCGTATCTGTCTGAGGGCTTACGCTCGCGCTATCATGGACGATTTCGATCTTCCCGCCATCGAAAAGGCTATTCGCGATGATGGCTTGGGCGTCTTCCTGATTGCCCAGAAGCAGGAGATCGCGCCCCAGATGACCATCATCGATTTCATCGGTAACCCGGACCGCGAGTACGTTCTCTCCTTCCAGACAGCCGCAAAGCCTCGTCGTAAGAAGCTGGCAGTAGGCTGGCCTGAGAGCGTCGAACAGAACCTTGAGCGTCTTGCATCGTGTGGATTCGTCGAGGACTGTGGTGTTCCACTTTGCGGCAACTGCAACGAGCTGGGTCATGTTCGAAAG CACTGCAAGCAGGAGCAGGCTGCACGCGAAAACCCTCAGCCTGAGACTCAGTGTGTCTATTGCCAGGAAATCGGTCACCGTGCTCGCGATTGTCCCAAGGAGCGTGTCAACCGCTTCGCCTGCAAGAACTGCAAGCAGGAGGGCCACAACGCCAAAGAATGCCCTGAGCCCCGCTCCGCTGAGGGTGTCGAGTGCCGCAAGTGCAATGAGACCGGTCACTTCTCCAAGGAC TGCCCCAACGTCGCTGCTCGTACTTGTCGCAACTGCGGATCCGCCGATCACATTGCCAAGGAGTGCGACCAGCCTCGCAACCCCGATACCGTTACCTGCCGCAACTGCGAAGAGGTGGGTCACTTTTCCAAGGACTGTCCCAAGCCTAGGGACTACTCCAAGGTCAAGTGCTCAAACTGCCAAGAGATGGGCCACACTCATGTT CGTTGCAAGGCTCCCAAAGCCGAGGAGGGTGGCGATGCATCTGCCG AAAAGCGAATTACATGGAGGAGTTGA